DNA sequence from the Sphingomonas bisphenolicum genome:
GTCGTCGGAACTGGACGTGATGCGCGCGGTCGGCCTGTCCTACGGCCGGCTGCTGCGCGTGCCCTATATGTATGCGATCGCGCTGGCTCTGCTCAATTTCGGCATCGTCGGTTTCGTCCAGCCCTTGTCGCGCCACGCCTATGAAGCGCTGCGATTCGAATTGCGCTCCGGCGCGCTCGGCGCCTCGATCAAGGTCGGCGAATTCACCAATCTGGGCAAGCGCATGACGCTGCGGATCGAACGCAGCCTGGACGAAGGCCGCAACCTGCAGGGCATCTTCGTGCGGGCGGTCAGCCGCGACGGCCAGTCGGTCGCGGTCACGGCGGCGCAGGGCACCTTCCTCGCCACCGATGATCCCGACGTCATCATCTTCCGCCTGCGCAACGGCGTGCTGGTGAACGACGCGCCCAAATATAAGACGCCGCGCATCCTCTCCTTCTCCAGCCACGACCTGCCGATCGACCTGCCGCAGATCGAGAATTTTCGTGGCCGCGACGTCGATCGGGAAAAGACGATTCCCGAACTGATGGTGATCGGCCGCAGCCCGGCCACGCCCGACAAGCTGAAGGCCGAAGTGCGCGCCAATTTCCATTTCCGCATGGTCGAGGTGGTGTTCATGTTCCTGCTGCCGCTCGCGGCGCTGGCCTTCGCCATTCCGCCCAAGCGATCGACCTCCGCGCTGGGCGTCTTCCTTTCGATCGTGTTCATCGTGACCTATCACAAGGTGAACCAATATGGCGAAAGCATCGGCGCGCTGGGCAAGGTGGACCCGATCATCGCGTTGTGGGGGCCGTTCATATTGGCGTCCGGGTTGGTGCTGTGGATGTATCATGTGATCGCCAATCGACCCGGCGGGCAGCCGATCGGCGCCCTCGAAGTTGCCTTCTCCAAGCTCGGCAAGCAGATCCTCCGGCTGCTGCGCTTCGGCCGACGCCGACCCGCCGCGGAAGGAGCGGCCTGACCCATGCAGTTCAATTTCTTCCCGTCGCGCCAGATCAGCTGGTATATGGCGCGCCTGTTCCTGACCCGGACCTTCGCCGTGCTGGCGCTGCTGGTCGTCGTTCTCCAGACGCTCGACCTGCTCGGCAATTCGGGCGACGTGCTGGCCTATCCCGGCAATGGCGACCCGGAATTGTGGCATTATGTGGGACTGCGCGCGCCGCAGATCGTCGCGCGGTTCCTGCCCTTTTCGGTGCTGCTCGGCACGCTGGTCATGCTGGCGACGCTCAACCAGAATAGCGAGATCATCTCGATGAAGGCGGCGGGCCTGTCCGCGCACCAGATATTGGCGCCGCTGATCGTGACGGCGCTGGGCGTGTCCGCCATCAGCTTCGTCTTCAACGAACGGATCGTCGCTCGCTCGACCGCGGCGCTCAGCGCCTGGCAGGCGGTGGATTACGGTCCGATCCCGCGCGACAGCGGGGTCAAGAGCAATCCCTGGGTGCGCGACGGCAACAATCTGGTCAACGCGGCGATCGTGGCAGGGCGCGGGACCGAGGTGCAGTTGCGCAAGGTCCAGATCTACAATCGCATCAACAACAGCCTGACGACCATCGTCCAGGCGCCCAAGGGCCATTATGACGCCGCCAGCAAGAGCTGGCTGCTGGAAGGCGCGCGCCAGTTCGACGTGGCGCGCGGTACTGTCCGCAATGTCGGCACCGTCCGTTTCGGCCGCGACATCCGCCCGGACCAATTCACCCTGGCGAAGGTCGATCCCGACGCGCTGACCTTCCGCGAACTGGAAGCGGCGATATCGGACTTGCATGACGCCGGCCGACCGACCGCGGAGCTGGAGGGCAGCCTGTGGCACAAGCTGTCGGGGCCGCTGTCTGCGCTGCTGATGCCGATCCTGGGGTCGGTCGCCGCCTTCGGTCTCGCCCGGTCGGGCCAGTTGTTCATGCGCGCGGTGCTGGGGATGGCGCTGGGCTTCG
Encoded proteins:
- the lptF gene encoding LPS export ABC transporter permease LptF, whose protein sequence is MLTATDRYLARLIAVPMLGTLVIAAMLLVLDKMLSLFDFVAAEGGPVSVVWRMLANMLPEYLSLGIPIGLMLGILLAFRKLALSSELDVMRAVGLSYGRLLRVPYMYAIALALLNFGIVGFVQPLSRHAYEALRFELRSGALGASIKVGEFTNLGKRMTLRIERSLDEGRNLQGIFVRAVSRDGQSVAVTAAQGTFLATDDPDVIIFRLRNGVLVNDAPKYKTPRILSFSSHDLPIDLPQIENFRGRDVDREKTIPELMVIGRSPATPDKLKAEVRANFHFRMVEVVFMFLLPLAALAFAIPPKRSTSALGVFLSIVFIVTYHKVNQYGESIGALGKVDPIIALWGPFILASGLVLWMYHVIANRPGGQPIGALEVAFSKLGKQILRLLRFGRRRPAAEGAA
- the lptG gene encoding LPS export ABC transporter permease LptG; translation: MQFNFFPSRQISWYMARLFLTRTFAVLALLVVVLQTLDLLGNSGDVLAYPGNGDPELWHYVGLRAPQIVARFLPFSVLLGTLVMLATLNQNSEIISMKAAGLSAHQILAPLIVTALGVSAISFVFNERIVARSTAALSAWQAVDYGPIPRDSGVKSNPWVRDGNNLVNAAIVAGRGTEVQLRKVQIYNRINNSLTTIVQAPKGHYDAASKSWLLEGARQFDVARGTVRNVGTVRFGRDIRPDQFTLAKVDPDALTFRELEAAISDLHDAGRPTAELEGSLWHKLSGPLSALLMPILGSVAAFGLARSGQLFMRAVLGMALGFAYFVADNFSLAMGSLGAYPPVLAAWAPFFLFLLVGETVLFRTEE